A genome region from Magnolia sinica isolate HGM2019 chromosome 8, MsV1, whole genome shotgun sequence includes the following:
- the LOC131252809 gene encoding uncharacterized protein LOC131252809, giving the protein MSKTFKYVDFHLSERREMSQSRENGSDFWKPYMFLAEKTSDFIWRWLKTVIGLLLLTSFLFVFYLAFSNQSQWKCPKCPYVLPEIPCSSPPEHQPSITRPDGQPNISHDGQTNISHIVFGIGGSVETWPKRRRYSELWWKPGQTRGFVWLDKKPHDGDTWPAVSIPYRVSEDTGRIGRRSAERIARIVAESVRLEMEHVRWYVMGDDDTVFFTENLVEVLGKYDHEEYRYVGGVSESVEQAVMHSYGMAFGGGGFAISSSLARVLARAMDGCLERYAHFYGSDQRVHACLSELGVPLTREPGFHQVDLRGDAYGLLAAHPVAPLVSLHHLNYVKPLIPSGSQFDALEAILRASRLDPSRSLQQTFCYDTRRNWSVSISWGYTAQIYPWILTANMLEMPLRTFKTWRSYRDEPFTFNTRPWSPDTCENPLLYFLDRVDALGRGVTRSVYSRYRADPKECERAGFEPAQKIKSVEVFASKMGPGEWSKAPRRHCCDVQSNDGRESDSIEVKIRKCHVGDSPSLQ; this is encoded by the exons ATGTCCAAAACCTTCAAATACGTCGATTTCCATCTCTCGGAGAGGAGAGAGATGTCTCAAAGCAGAGAAAATGGGAGCGACTTTTGGAAGCCGTACATGTTCCTCGCCGAGAAAACCAGCGATTTTATCTGGCGGTGGCTGAAAACGGTAATCGGTCTTCTTCTCCTTACTTCCTTTCTCTTCGTCTTCTACCTTGCTTTCTCAAATCAATCCCAATGGAAATGCCCAAAATGCCCCTACGTTCTACCGGAAATCCCCTGCTCCTCTCCGCCCGAGCACCAGCCCTCAATAACTCGGCCCGACGGACAACCGAACATCTCCCATGACGGACAAACGAACATATCCCACATCGTCTTCGGCATCGGCGGATCGGTGGAGACGTGGCCGAAGCGGCGCCGTTACAGCGAGTTATGGTGGAAACCGGGCCAGACCCGCGGGTTCGTGTGGCTCGACAAGAAGCCGCATGATGGAGACACGTGGCCGGCCGTGTCCATACCGTACCGTGTGTCGGAGGACACGGGTCGGATCGGTCGACGATCTGCGGAGCGGATAGCCAGGATCGTGGCGGAGAGCGTGCGGCTGGAGATGGAGCACGTGCGGTGGTACGTGATGGGGGACGATGACACGGTGTTCTTCACGGAGAATCTGGTGGAGGTGTTGGGGAAGTATGATCACGAGGAGTACCGATACGTTGGGGGCGTATCGGAAAGCGTGGAGCAGGCCGTTATGCATTCGTACGGGATGGCGTTTGGCGGTGGAGGCTTCGCGATCAGCTCCAGCCTCGCACGTGTACTCGCACGTGCCATGGACGGCTGTCTGGAACGGTATGCGCACTTCTACGGCAGCGATCAAAGGGTGCACGCGTGCTTGAGCGAGTTGGGCGTGCCGCTCACCAGAGAACCGGGTTTTCACCAG GTAGACTTGCGAGGCGACGCATACGGCCTCCTTGCGGCCCACCCGGTGGCCCCGCTCGTTTCACTTCACCACCTCAACTACGTCAAGCCCCTCATCCCATCCGGCTCCCAGTTCGATGCGCTCGAGGCGATCCTCCGCGCGTCGCGCTTGGACCCGAGCCGGTCCCTGCAGCAGACCTTCTGCTATGACACGCGGCGGAACTGGTCCGTCTCCATATCGTGGGGTTATACGGCCCAGATCTATCCTTGGATCCTCACGGCCAATATGCTCGAGATGCCGCTCCGGACGTTCAAGACGTGGCGTAGCTACCGTGACGAACCGTTCACGTTCAACACGCGGCCTTGGAGTCCCGACACGTGCGAGAACCCCCTCCTGTACTTCTTGGACCGGGTGGATGCACTGGGAAGGGGGGTGACCCGGTCTGTCTATTCGCGGTATCGGGCGGACCCGAAAGAGTGCGAGCGGGCCGGGTTCGAGCCGGCTCAGAAGATTAAAAGTGTCGAGGTCTTTGCTTCCAAGATGGGCCCGGGCGAGTGGAGCAAG GCTCCACGTAGGCATTGCTGCGATGTACAGAGTAACGACGGACGAGAAAGTGATAGCATTGAGGTCAAGATACGTAAGTGCCACGTTGGAGACAGTCCATCTCTACAGTAA